Proteins encoded together in one Rhizobacter sp. J219 window:
- a CDS encoding DUF2306 domain-containing protein, which translates to MKLSTLSTRGTEAMLALMAVAVAAYAFLAYALQPAGAQVGEAMQEVYRLNPIVIHTHAFAAGLALLLGPWQFSTRLRTRRPQVHRWIGRVYLVAGIVVGGVSGLLLSRLAQGGWVAQLGFACLAVVWLYTGYRGYRAIRRGERAQHRRWMLRNHALTLAAVSLRIYIPLFLANGVPFQEAYPVIAWMCWVPHLVIAQWWLNRGRPVDTHALPTMPR; encoded by the coding sequence ATGAAGCTCTCCACACTCTCCACCCGTGGCACCGAAGCGATGCTCGCGCTGATGGCGGTGGCCGTCGCCGCTTACGCCTTCCTCGCCTATGCCCTGCAGCCCGCCGGCGCACAGGTCGGCGAGGCGATGCAGGAGGTGTACCGCCTGAACCCCATCGTCATCCATACCCACGCCTTCGCGGCCGGCCTCGCGCTACTGCTCGGGCCGTGGCAGTTCTCCACACGCCTGCGCACGCGGCGGCCGCAGGTGCACCGCTGGATCGGGCGTGTCTACCTCGTGGCCGGCATCGTGGTGGGCGGGGTGTCGGGGCTTTTGCTGTCGCGCCTGGCACAAGGCGGCTGGGTGGCGCAGCTCGGCTTTGCCTGCCTCGCCGTGGTGTGGCTCTACACCGGCTACCGGGGCTACCGCGCCATCCGCCGCGGCGAGCGTGCACAGCACCGGCGCTGGATGCTGCGCAACCATGCGCTCACGCTCGCGGCGGTGAGCCTGCGCATTTACATCCCGCTCTTCCTGGCGAACGGGGTGCCCTTCCAGGAGGCCTATCCGGTGATCGCCTGGATGTGCTGGGTGCCGCACCTCGTGATCGCGCAGTGGTGGCTGAACCGCGGCCGGCCGGTCGACACACACGCCCTTCCTACAATGCCGCGATGA
- a CDS encoding MipA/OmpV family protein, with protein sequence MLPALSALGAAALVSIAHAQDGPPPGWVGPAPGWSGGVLMGVAAVPEFEGSRHTRVQPVLGGEVFWRPGVGGSVAMGSRGLVWTPWQTTAGSASLGLSVDPGRVDDDERKLTPAGLRPGSADLRGMGEVDMSALVSAAGSLSLGPVSLTGAVRKAVSSHRGTLVEAGLALPWQLHRHAKLTVTPGVIWADRRHTQAYFGVTPQQSAASGYAAFEAGAGLKSQQLVVDFDMAFSRHWHLQALLRVQRLAGDAADSPITQRTRQASGMLALRYEFQL encoded by the coding sequence ATGCTTCCTGCCCTCTCGGCCCTGGGCGCTGCCGCCCTGGTGTCCATCGCCCACGCACAAGACGGCCCGCCGCCCGGCTGGGTGGGGCCGGCGCCGGGCTGGTCGGGCGGCGTGCTGATGGGCGTGGCTGCCGTGCCCGAGTTCGAAGGCAGCCGCCACACCCGTGTGCAGCCGGTGTTGGGGGGCGAGGTGTTCTGGCGGCCCGGCGTGGGGGGAAGCGTCGCAATGGGCAGCCGCGGCCTGGTGTGGACACCGTGGCAGACGACGGCCGGCAGCGCCAGTCTCGGCCTCTCGGTCGACCCCGGCCGCGTCGACGATGACGAGCGCAAGCTCACCCCCGCCGGCCTGCGCCCCGGCAGTGCCGACCTGCGCGGCATGGGCGAGGTCGACATGAGTGCGCTCGTCTCGGCCGCGGGCTCGCTCAGCCTCGGCCCGGTGTCGCTCACCGGGGCGGTGCGCAAGGCGGTGTCGAGCCACCGCGGCACCCTGGTCGAAGCCGGCCTTGCGCTGCCGTGGCAACTGCACCGCCACGCCAAGCTCACTGTCACGCCCGGGGTGATCTGGGCCGATCGCCGGCACACGCAGGCCTACTTCGGCGTGACACCGCAGCAATCGGCGGCGAGCGGCTACGCCGCCTTCGAGGCTGGTGCCGGCCTCAAGAGCCAGCAGCTCGTCGTCGACTTCGACATGGCGTTCAGCCGCCACTGGCACCTGCAGGCGCTGCTGCGCGTGCAGCGCCTCGCCGGCGATGCGGCCGACAGTCCCATCACCCAACGCACGCGCCAGGCCAGTGGCATGCTGGCGCTGCGCTACGAGTTCCAGCTGTGA
- a CDS encoding sensor histidine kinase, producing the protein MNPSNLAAPLPALRPAPRTGRRRVFLRDLGIVLVLNTVVAVALWLIVLVLAPDSRSQLQLHALCTHLVFSQCIGLSIFGLIEWPRLTIWWQRPPGWLALGAVTLVAIPVGHTFGRVVAGTLMGVSAGLPAALEPALVLVIFTTIVASLVAVHLIMQRDGIEAERLRADTARLQLLQQQIEPHMLFNTLANAHALIDTEPARAQATLEALSELLHASMQTGEQPLVTLQQEFTLVEQYLKLMAIRMGPRLRYELRLPNDLADGRLPPLTLQPLVENAVRHGLDARPEGGSITVGARREGAQVIVEVVDDGQGLAVDDPFAAGRIGLANLRQRLAYAFGRDASLALADHAPHGVRATVRLPGAGTA; encoded by the coding sequence ATGAACCCGAGCAACCTGGCTGCCCCCTTGCCCGCCCTGCGGCCTGCGCCACGCACCGGCCGGCGTCGGGTGTTCCTGCGCGACCTCGGCATCGTGCTGGTGCTCAACACCGTGGTCGCGGTGGCGCTCTGGCTCATCGTGCTGGTGCTGGCGCCCGACAGCCGCTCGCAGCTGCAGCTTCATGCGCTGTGTACGCACCTCGTGTTCTCGCAGTGCATCGGCCTGAGCATCTTCGGGCTGATCGAATGGCCGCGCCTGACCATCTGGTGGCAGCGGCCGCCCGGCTGGCTGGCGCTGGGGGCGGTGACGCTGGTGGCGATCCCCGTCGGCCACACGTTCGGGCGCGTGGTGGCCGGCACCCTCATGGGCGTCTCGGCCGGCCTGCCCGCGGCGCTGGAGCCGGCGCTGGTGCTGGTGATCTTCACCACCATCGTCGCCTCGCTGGTGGCGGTGCACCTCATCATGCAGCGCGACGGGATCGAGGCCGAGCGCCTGCGCGCCGACACCGCCCGCCTGCAGCTGCTGCAGCAGCAGATCGAGCCGCACATGCTTTTCAACACGCTGGCCAATGCGCACGCGCTGATCGACACCGAGCCGGCCCGCGCGCAGGCGACGCTCGAAGCGCTGAGCGAGCTGCTGCACGCGAGCATGCAGACGGGCGAGCAGCCGCTGGTCACGCTGCAGCAGGAGTTCACGTTGGTCGAGCAGTACCTGAAGCTGATGGCCATCCGCATGGGCCCGCGCCTGCGCTACGAGCTTCGATTGCCGAACGACCTGGCCGACGGCCGGCTGCCGCCGCTCACGCTGCAGCCGCTGGTGGAAAACGCGGTGCGCCACGGCCTCGATGCGCGTCCCGAGGGCGGCAGCATCACCGTCGGCGCGAGGCGCGAGGGCGCTCAGGTGATCGTCGAGGTGGTCGACGACGGCCAGGGCCTGGCGGTCGACGACCCCTTCGCGGCCGGCCGCATCGGCCTGGCCAACCTGCGCCAGCGGCTTGCCTATGCCTTCGGCCGCGATGCGAGCCTCGCGCTTGCCGACCATGCACCGCACGGCGTGCGCGCCACCGTGCGCCTCCCCGGGGCGGGCACCGCATGA
- a CDS encoding DUF2905 domain-containing protein — MIRWLIVIFLLLLIFQGFHRWLEKIGLGRLPGDFRFKLFGRDFFLPVASSVLLSLVAMGLSKLI; from the coding sequence GTGATCCGCTGGCTGATCGTCATTTTCCTGCTGCTGCTGATCTTCCAGGGCTTCCACCGCTGGCTGGAGAAGATCGGCCTCGGCCGCCTGCCGGGCGACTTCCGCTTCAAGCTCTTCGGCCGCGACTTCTTCCTGCCGGTGGCCAGCAGCGTGCTGCTGAGCCTGGTGGCGATGGGGCTGTCGAAGCTGATCTGA
- a CDS encoding LytTR family DNA-binding domain-containing protein: MNIPVLVVEDEPVLARRLQQQLAALWPGIDLLPVADNGAAAVALALEHLPRVIFLDIHMPAASGLDAAEAIVEDWPDGVPLPQLVFVTAYGQYAVQAFEHGAIDYLLKPVSTERLQRAVQRLQERLALLDASSGELLGGALQRVAQALQPAASVPRLSVINAAVGAVTHLIPIEDVLYFEVADKYLRVITREREALIRMSLRDLLQRLDAERFWQVHRSLVVQARCIAQVERSDDGRLWLGLRDHPARLGVSRLFAHRFKAM, translated from the coding sequence ATGAACATCCCCGTGCTCGTGGTCGAAGACGAGCCCGTGCTCGCACGCCGTCTGCAGCAGCAGCTGGCCGCCCTCTGGCCCGGCATCGACCTGCTGCCGGTGGCCGACAACGGCGCCGCGGCCGTCGCGCTCGCGCTCGAACACCTGCCGCGGGTGATCTTTCTCGACATCCACATGCCCGCCGCCTCAGGGCTCGATGCGGCCGAGGCCATCGTCGAAGACTGGCCCGACGGCGTGCCACTGCCGCAGCTGGTGTTCGTGACCGCCTATGGCCAGTACGCGGTGCAGGCCTTCGAGCACGGCGCCATCGACTACCTGCTCAAGCCGGTGAGCACCGAGCGCCTGCAGCGCGCGGTGCAGCGGCTGCAGGAGCGGCTGGCCTTGCTCGACGCGTCGAGCGGCGAGCTGCTCGGCGGCGCGCTGCAGCGGGTGGCGCAGGCGCTGCAGCCGGCCGCGAGCGTGCCCCGCCTGTCGGTCATCAACGCGGCGGTGGGCGCGGTCACGCACCTCATCCCCATCGAGGACGTGCTGTATTTCGAAGTCGCCGACAAGTACCTGCGCGTGATCACCCGCGAGCGCGAAGCGCTGATCCGCATGAGCCTGCGCGATCTGCTGCAGCGGCTCGATGCCGAGCGCTTCTGGCAGGTGCACCGAAGCCTGGTGGTGCAGGCGCGCTGCATCGCGCAGGTGGAGCGCAGCGACGACGGCCGCCTCTGGCTGGGCCTGCGCGACCACCCCGCACGCCTGGGCGTGAGCCGCCTCTTCGCGCATCGTTTCAAGGCGATGTGA
- a CDS encoding multifunctional CCA addition/repair protein — MKTYMVGGAVRDALLGLPVNDHDWVAVGATPEEMVAAGYTPVGRDFPVFLHPQTKEEVALARTERKSAPGYRGFTIHADPGVTLEEDLMRRDLTINAMARDEDGTLIDPYHGQRDLQAKVLRHVSAAFAEDPVRILRLARFAARFSDFSVADETTALMRQMVDAGEVDALVPERVWQELSRGLMEPKPSRMFEVLRSCGALARLLPEVDRLWGVPQPEAHHPEVDTGLHLMLVLEMAAQLQAPLTVRFACLGHDLGKGTTRVDELPRHIAHEARSVKLVEAVCERLRVPTECRELAVVVAREHGNVHRSGELNAAAVMRLLERCDAWRRPQRFAEMLLACECDARGRTGLENQPYPQRARLQRALDAALAVDTAAVSTEALARGWKGPAIGDAIRNARQAAVAAALEG; from the coding sequence ATGAAAACCTACATGGTCGGCGGCGCGGTGCGCGATGCCCTCTTGGGTCTGCCGGTGAACGACCACGACTGGGTGGCGGTGGGTGCCACGCCCGAGGAGATGGTGGCCGCCGGCTACACGCCGGTGGGCCGCGACTTCCCGGTCTTCCTACACCCGCAGACGAAAGAGGAAGTGGCGCTTGCGCGCACCGAGCGCAAGTCGGCGCCGGGCTACCGCGGCTTCACCATCCATGCCGACCCGGGCGTCACGCTCGAAGAAGACCTGATGCGGCGCGACCTCACCATCAATGCGATGGCACGCGACGAAGACGGCACCCTCATCGACCCGTACCACGGCCAGCGCGACCTGCAGGCCAAGGTGCTGCGCCATGTGTCGGCGGCGTTTGCCGAAGACCCGGTGCGCATCCTGCGGCTTGCACGCTTCGCGGCACGCTTCTCCGACTTCAGCGTGGCCGACGAAACCACCGCGCTGATGCGGCAGATGGTCGACGCCGGCGAGGTCGACGCGCTGGTGCCCGAGCGGGTGTGGCAGGAACTCTCGCGCGGGCTGATGGAGCCCAAGCCCTCGCGCATGTTCGAGGTGCTGCGCAGCTGCGGCGCGCTCGCGCGGCTGCTGCCCGAGGTCGACCGCCTCTGGGGCGTGCCGCAACCCGAAGCGCACCACCCCGAGGTCGATACCGGCCTGCACCTGATGCTCGTGCTCGAAATGGCGGCGCAGCTGCAGGCTCCGCTCACCGTGCGTTTCGCCTGCCTAGGCCATGACCTCGGCAAGGGCACCACGCGCGTGGACGAGCTGCCGCGCCACATCGCGCACGAAGCGCGCAGCGTGAAGCTCGTCGAAGCGGTGTGCGAGCGGCTGCGGGTGCCCACCGAGTGCCGCGAGCTGGCGGTCGTGGTGGCGCGCGAGCACGGCAACGTGCACCGCAGCGGCGAGCTCAACGCGGCCGCGGTGATGCGGCTGCTGGAGCGCTGCGACGCCTGGCGCCGGCCGCAACGTTTTGCCGAGATGCTGCTCGCCTGTGAATGCGATGCGCGGGGCCGCACCGGGCTCGAGAACCAGCCGTACCCACAACGTGCCCGCCTGCAGCGGGCGCTCGATGCGGCGCTGGCGGTGGACACGGCTGCTGTCTCGACCGAAGCGCTGGCACGCGGCTGGAAGGGCCCGGCGATCGGCGACGCGATCCGAAACGCGCGGCAGGCCGCGGTGGCCGCAGCACTCGAAGGCTGA
- a CDS encoding class I SAM-dependent methyltransferase encodes MTAAAPTPLVRLIRRALTEAGGWLPFDRFMAMALYAPGLGYYAHGSRKFGLLPQSGSDFVTAPELSPIFGRALARQLAQALDACESRELWEFGAGSGALAEQLLEALGERVARYTIVDLSGSLRERQRERLARFGERVQWVDSLPERISGVVVGNEVLDAMPVKLLHFDGAQWQERGVALGEEAFTWQDRPSDERPPHEGPFLPGTVTEIHPQAEAFIATLADRLQRGAIFLIDYGFPEAEYYHLQRHGGTLMCHRAHQADSDPLSDVGEKDITAHVNFTGIALAAQDAGLEVLGYTSQARFLLNCGVMELLQGADIPTIAHAQKLIHEHEMGEIFKVIAFARGCDAAFMQQPLGFTEGDRTHRL; translated from the coding sequence ATGACCGCTGCCGCCCCGACGCCTCTTGTCCGCCTGATCCGGCGGGCCCTCACCGAGGCGGGCGGCTGGTTGCCCTTCGACCGTTTCATGGCGATGGCGCTCTACGCGCCGGGCCTCGGCTACTACGCGCACGGCAGCCGCAAGTTCGGCCTGCTGCCGCAATCGGGCAGCGACTTCGTCACCGCGCCCGAGCTGTCGCCGATCTTCGGCCGCGCGCTGGCTCGGCAGCTGGCACAGGCGCTCGACGCCTGCGAGAGCCGCGAGCTGTGGGAGTTCGGCGCCGGCTCCGGGGCGCTGGCCGAGCAGCTGCTCGAGGCGCTGGGCGAGCGTGTGGCCCGCTACACCATCGTCGACCTCTCCGGCAGCCTGCGCGAGCGCCAGCGCGAGCGGCTCGCGCGCTTCGGCGAGCGGGTGCAGTGGGTCGACAGCCTGCCCGAGCGCATCAGCGGCGTGGTGGTGGGCAACGAGGTGCTCGATGCGATGCCGGTGAAGCTGCTGCACTTCGACGGCGCGCAGTGGCAGGAGCGCGGCGTGGCGCTCGGCGAAGAGGCCTTCACCTGGCAGGACCGCCCGAGCGACGAGCGCCCGCCGCACGAAGGGCCCTTCCTGCCCGGCACCGTCACCGAGATCCACCCGCAGGCCGAGGCCTTCATCGCCACGCTGGCCGACCGCCTGCAGCGCGGCGCCATCTTCCTCATCGACTACGGATTCCCCGAGGCCGAGTACTACCACCTGCAGCGCCACGGCGGCACGCTGATGTGCCACCGCGCGCACCAGGCCGACTCCGACCCGCTCAGCGACGTGGGCGAGAAAGACATCACCGCCCACGTCAACTTCACTGGCATCGCACTCGCTGCACAGGACGCCGGGCTGGAGGTGCTGGGCTACACCTCGCAGGCGCGCTTCCTCTTGAACTGCGGCGTGATGGAGCTGCTGCAGGGCGCCGACATCCCGACCATCGCCCATGCGCAGAAGCTCATCCACGAGCACGAGATGGGCGAGATCTTCAAGGTGATCGCGTTCGCGCGGGGCTGCGATGCCGCGTTCATGCAACAGCCGCTCGGGTTCACCGAAGGCGACCGGACGCACCGCCTGTGA